A window of the Mannheimia granulomatis genome harbors these coding sequences:
- a CDS encoding nucleoside hydrolase — MAQKIILDCDPGHDDAIAMMLAWGNPNIDLLAVTTVVGNQTLEKVSRNALAVAEIANIRNIPFAKGCSRPLVREVENAPDIHGDSGMDGPKLPEPTQQFSDQHAANLIIDLVMSHPEKSITLVPTGGLTNIALAARLEPRIIERVKEVVLMGGGYHTGNWSAVAEFNIKIDPEAAHIVFNAGWKVTMVGLDLTHQALATPDVVERFAALNSKPGQFVVELLEFFGKMYKQAQDFDAPPVHDACAVAYVIDPSLIEVQQVPVNIELTGTHTLGMTVADFRYPPKPCNTWVAKKLDKERFWTLVIDSVKNLS; from the coding sequence ATGGCTCAAAAAATTATTTTAGATTGTGATCCCGGGCATGATGATGCGATTGCGATGATGTTAGCATGGGGAAATCCAAATATTGATTTATTAGCGGTAACCACCGTTGTTGGAAATCAAACGTTAGAAAAAGTGTCTCGTAATGCACTTGCAGTTGCAGAAATTGCCAATATTCGAAATATTCCCTTTGCGAAAGGCTGCTCGCGTCCACTAGTACGGGAAGTTGAAAATGCACCGGATATTCATGGTGATTCCGGAATGGATGGTCCCAAATTACCCGAACCTACTCAACAATTTTCAGACCAGCATGCAGCCAATTTAATTATTGATTTAGTGATGTCTCACCCTGAAAAAAGCATTACTTTAGTGCCAACAGGTGGATTAACCAATATAGCGTTAGCAGCACGGCTAGAGCCTCGTATTATTGAGCGAGTAAAAGAGGTTGTGTTGATGGGAGGCGGTTATCACACCGGTAACTGGAGTGCGGTTGCGGAATTTAACATTAAAATTGACCCGGAAGCTGCCCATATTGTTTTTAATGCCGGCTGGAAGGTTACAATGGTAGGATTAGATCTTACCCACCAAGCATTAGCTACGCCTGATGTTGTTGAACGCTTTGCTGCGCTTAACAGTAAGCCTGGGCAATTTGTGGTGGAGCTGCTTGAGTTTTTCGGCAAAATGTATAAACAAGCTCAAGATTTTGATGCTCCACCTGTACACGATGCTTGTGCTGTCGCCTATGTGATTGACCCAAGTTTAATTGAAGTACAACAAGTGCCGGTCAATATTGAATTAACCGGCACACATACGCTCGGTATGACAGTAGCAGATTTCCGTTACCCGCCAAAACCTTGTAATACTTGGGTAGCAAAAAAATTGGATAAAGAACGTTTTTGGACTTTGGTAATAGACTCAGTGAAAAATCTTAGCTAG